A portion of the Cryptomeria japonica chromosome 5, Sugi_1.0, whole genome shotgun sequence genome contains these proteins:
- the LOC131065396 gene encoding protein SRG1 encodes MYNSALAFNPSDGTSKRFSVPVVQELASQNLHSLPQRYIRSEKERPNAFPLHQLDIPIIDMGMFLRDSDLCRQKELEKLGIACQQWGFFQALNHGIPLSLMERMRGIVRDFIQLPLEEKLKYEVHELEGYGQTFVTSDDQILDWGDTMYLTTLPPENRKMDLWPTKPVDFRETVDQYTVEIQKLGNKVLCLLSENVGLKPDCFINMCGKMAQMMRLNYYPPCPRPDLALGISPHSDGNGLTVLLQDDETMGLQICKNGQWVPVQPIPGALVINIGDMLEVISNGIYKSIEHRAVTNIDRDRVSIAMFYGPGRETEVGPAPELIDELHPCKYRRFIRADYIRHFFSGKLDGKKKIEFAKIES; translated from the exons ATGTATAATTCAGCCCTGGCATTTAATCCATCTGATGGAACTTCAAAAAGGTTTTCAGTTCCTGTTGTACAGGAACTGGCATCTCAGAACCTTCACAGCCTTCCTCAAAGATATATCAGATCAGAGAAAGAGCGCCCAAATGCCTTTCCTCTTCATCAGTTGGATATACCCATAATTGATATGGGAATGTTTTTGAGAGATTCGGATCTCTGCAGGCAAAAGGAGCTGGAAAAACTGGGTATTGCATGCCAGCAATGGGGATTTTTTCAG GCTCTGAATCATGGAATTCCTTTGTCTCTGATGGAGAGAATGAGGGGAATTGTAAGGGATTTCATTCAACTACCTTTGGAAGAAAAGCTCAAGTACGAAGTGCACGAGCTTGAAGGCTATGGTCAGACATTTGTAACCTCAGATGACCAAATACTGGACTGGGGAGATACCATGTACTTGACAACCCTACCTCCAGAGAACAGAAAAATGGATCTTTGGCCAACAAAGCCAGTGGATTTCAG AGAAACCGTGGATCAATACACTGTTGAAATTCAAAAGCTTGGCAATAAAGTCCTTTGCCTTTTATCAGAGAATGTTGGGTTAAAACCAGACTGTTTCATTAACATGTGTGGGAAAATGGCACAGATGATGCGATTGAATTACTACCCACCCTGCCCAAGGCCAGATCTGGCTTTAGGCATAAGCCCTCACTCAGATGGAAATGGTTTGACAGTGTTGCTACAGGATGATGAAACAATGGGGCTACAGATCTGTAAGAATGGCCAGTGGGTTCCTGTTCAACCCATCCCTGGTGCCTTGGTTATCAACATTGGAGACATGCTCGAG GTAATAAGCAATGGAATATATAAGAGCATTGAGCACAGAGCAGTCACAAACATTGATAGAGATCGAGTCTCCATTGCCATGTTTTATGGCCCAGGTAGGGAAACAGAAGTGGGTCCTGCTCCTGAGCTCATAGATGAGCTGCATCCCTGTAAATACAGAAGATTCATTCGTGCAGATTATATACGGCATTTCTTTTCTGGAAAACTTGatgggaagaagaaaattgaatttgCCAAAATCGAGTCATaa